Proteins from a single region of Manis javanica isolate MJ-LG chromosome 5, MJ_LKY, whole genome shotgun sequence:
- the FAM83D gene encoding protein FAM83D, which yields MALCSEGLDELPAACLSPCGPPNPAELYSEARRLALEELVAGGPDAFAAFLRRERLGRFLNSDEVHTILRAAERPGQEGVAAGTEDSFGSSHDCSSGTYFPEQSDLEPPLLELGWPSFYKGAYRGATRVEAHFQPSGVGAGGPYGCKDALRQQLRSAREVIAVVMDVFTDIDIFRDLQEICQQQGVAVYILLDQALLSQFLDMCMDLKVHPEQEKLMTVRTITGNTYYARSGTKIVGKVHEKFTLIDGIRVATGAYSFTWTDGKLNSSNLVILSGQVVEHFDLEFRILYAQSKPISSKLLSNFRISSKFDHLVDQKPLSKELTLGNLLRLRLARLSSTPRKAELECEAPAEGMAEVRHRETESSTVSEEECFSSPKDEPESGKVTDAATQTEPGEEMPASVRDAETQTSTTTACTGTQTAVATQAAGSQTCVVESTSATTQTDTDEDVLFPQGSQSKEGSPVSRMSVSRSSSLRSSSSLSSQSSMASSISSPTSVRAADFVAPGHPTYWGTPHLDLCLRDSFRNLNKERQFHFAGIRSRLNNMLGMLSRRTFLTENYLSFDSGNFTRASVNLVAIRDITLYPSFQ from the exons ATGGCTCTGTGCTCCGAGGGCCTAGACGAACTGCCCGCCGCCTGCCTGTCCCCATGCGGGCCGCCCAACCCGGCCGAGCTGTATAGCGAGGCGCGGCGCCTGGCTCTCGAGGAGCTGGTGGCGGGCGGCCCCGACGCCTTCGCAGCGTTCTTACGACGCGAGCGCCTGGGCCGCTTCCTGAACTCGGACGAGGTGCATACCATCCTGCGCGCGGCCGAGCGGCCCGGCCAGGAAGGCGTGGCGGCGGGGACCGAGGACTCCTTTGGCTCGTCGCACGACTGCTCGTCCGGCACCTACTTCCCCGAGCAGTCGGACCTGGAGCCGCCGTTGCTGGAGCTCGGCTGGCCCTCCTTCTACAAAGGCGCCTACCGCGGTGCTACGCGCGTGGAGGCGCACTTCCAGCCCAGCGGCGTCGGCGCTGGCGGCCCCTATGGTTGCAAGGATGCGCTGCGCCAGCAGCTCCGCTCGGCGCGAGAG GTGATCGCGGTGGTGATGGATGTTTTCACAGACATCGACATCTTCAGAGACCTGCAGGAAATATGTCAGCAGCAGGGAGTTGCTGTATACATCCTTCTGGACCAGGCTCTGCTCTCTCAGTTTTTGGATATGTGCATGGATCTGAAAGTTCATCCTGAGCAGGAAAAG CTGATGACAGTTCGGACCATTACTGGAAATACTTACTATGCAAGATCAGGAACTAAAATTGTTGGGAAGGTTCATGAAAAGTTCACACTGATTGATGGCATTCGAGTTGCTACAGGTGCATACAG TTTTACATGGACAGATGGCAAGTTAAATAGCAGTAACTTGGTCATTCTGTCTGGACAAGTGGTAGAACACTTTGATCTGGAGTTCCGAATCCTATACGCACAATCAAAGCCCATCAGCTCCAAGCTCCTGTCCAACTTCAGGATCAGCAGCAAGTTTGACCACCTAGTTGACCAGAAACCACTGTCCAAGGAGCTCACATTGGGCAACCTGCTGCGACTGCGGCTGGCCAGGCTCTCGAGCACCCCCAGGAAGGCTGAGCTGGAGTGTGAGGCACCTGCCGAGGGCATGGCAGAGGTCAGGCACCGCGAGACCGAGTCCTCCACCGTCAGCGAGGAAGAATGCTTCAGCAGCCCCAAGGATGAGCCAGAGAGTGGAAAGGTGACCGATGCTGCCACTCAGACTGAGCCAGGAGAGGAGATGCCAGCAAGCGTGAGGGATGCAGAGACACAAACAAGCACCACGACAGCATGTACTGGGACCCAGACTGCAGTTGCCACCCAGGCAGCAGGGTCCCAGACGTGCGTGGTTGAATCCACGTCGGCCACCACGCAGACTGACACAGACGAGGATGTTCTCTTTccccagggaagccagtctaAGGAAGGGTCACCAGTCTCAAGGATGTCGGTGTCGCGATCTTCCAGTTTGAGGTCTTCCTCCTCTCTGTCCTCCCAAAGCTCCATGGCAAGCTCCATCAGCTCCCCGACTTCCGTCAGAGCCGCTGACTTCGTTGCTCCTGGTCACCCCACGTACTGGGGCACCCCCCACTTGGATCTGTGCTTAAGAGACTCATTTAGAAACTTGAATAAAGAGCGGCAGTTTCACTTTGCTGGTATCAGGTCCCGGCTCAACAACATGCTGGGCATGCTCTCAAGGAGAACATTCCTTACTGAAAACTACCTCAGTTTTGATTCTGGAAATTTTACCAGAGCCTCAGTTAACTTGGTGGCTATTAGAGATATCACACTTTATCCCTCCTTTCAGTGA